Proteins encoded in a region of the Tubulanus polymorphus chromosome 10, tnTubPoly1.2, whole genome shotgun sequence genome:
- the LOC141911532 gene encoding uncharacterized protein LOC141911532, producing MHVPRWYGFDTNLPVHVFVDAGRCRSVYGAVAYLDQGGEIQFILSRGRVAPLKQVTIPRLELMAAMLGAKLGQYICDELKQSYPVIETQYYSDSQIVLSWLRSDKKLSEFVANRIRAIKSICDFDKWQFCNGDRNPADLLTRGVSAQCLFSDGQCLCGPIDIADRINQIPIIHINTSSCVQYVSIEKKVKVSDRNFDSISADDLNNSEKVWLLSIQRSEYPLVFARLSIMHQGVNATVADIRCKYWIPSIRQRVKDLLKSCCPLVIKGSGGETSKCLQVVEVCRGLVFLITQQRLRFSVEVTDYLSVNRVK from the exons ATGCACGTTCCAAGATGGTATGGATTCGATACCAATTTACCGGTACATGTTTTTGTCGATGCCGGTCGATGCCGGTCAGTTTATGGCGCTGTAGCTTATCTTGATCAAGGGGGtgagattcaattcatattgaGTCGTGGCCGGGTAGCCCCGTTGAAACAGGTCACAATTCCACGCTTAGAACTCATGGCCGCGATGTTAGGCGCTAAATTAGGGCAATATATTtgtgatgaattaaaacaatcgTATCCTGTAATCGAAACGCAATATTATTCGGATAGTCAGATTGTGTTGAGTTGGCTGAGAAGTGATAAAAAATTGTCAGAATTTGTTGCCAATAGAATTCGTGCTATAAAATCTATTTGTGACTTTGATAAGTGGCAATTTTGTAATGGTGATAGAAATCCTGCTGATTTATTGACTAGAGGCGTATCTGCACAATGCCTATTTTCTGACGGGCAGTGTTTGTGCGGTCCAATTGACATCGCAGATCGAATAAATCAAATTCCGATTATACACATAAATACATCTTCATGTGTACAATATGTTTCAATCGAAAAAAA GGTAAAAGTTTCTGATAGGAACTTTGACAGTATTTCGGCTGATGATCTAAACAATTCAGAGAAAGTGTGGTTATTGTCTATTCAAAGATCAGAATATCCTCTGGTGTTTGCGCGATTGTC AATAATGCATCAAGGCGTTAATGCTACTGTTGCCGATATTCGATGTAAATATTGGATACCGAGTATCCGTCAAAGAGTAAAGGACCTACTGAAATCATGCT GTCCACTTGTGATTAAGGGATCTGGTGGCGAAACCTCtaaat GTTTGCAGGTCGTAGAGGTTTGCCGAGGACTTGTGTTTCTGATAACGCAACAACGTTTACGGTTTTCGGTTGAAGTAACGGACTATCTATCCGTGAACAGGGTGAAATGA